Proteins encoded by one window of Streptacidiphilus sp. PB12-B1b:
- a CDS encoding MFS transporter, with protein MAGDTAQPPISAPPASSDPLTHHSPHGPHYKWIALSNTTIGMLMVMINQSIVLIALPNIFDGIRLNPLDPQNTSYLLWMMMGFMVVTAVLVVSFGRLGDMFGRVRMYNMGFAVFTVCSIMLSLTFGHGSQAALWLIGWRVVQGIGGALIFANSTAILTDAFPANQRGTALGINVIAGISGSFIGLMLGGVLGPVGWRWIFLVSVPVSLFGTVWAYLKLKDTSERRPARMDWWGNLTFAVGLISVLVGITYGIQPYGKSSTGWGNPWVLTAMIGGVAVLLLFCWIETRVAEPLFHLSLFKIKAFTAGNLASLLAALGRGGLQFILIIWLQGIWLPLHGYSFEQTPLWAGIYMIPLTVGLLVAAPLSGMLSDRFGSRVFTVAGALMNALSFGLLMILPVDFPYWAFALILVLNGVGAGLFASPNRVQIMNSLPPQQRGVGAGMTATFQNTAMVLSIGVFFSLIVLGLSAHLPSAMYGGLTAQGVPSAAAQQISHLPPLAVLFACFLGYNPMKQLLGPQVLHQLPADKASYLTGRSFFPHLVTGPFQDGLAVAFWFALAACLIAAGASLVTGGGAKRTA; from the coding sequence ATGGCTGGCGACACCGCACAACCACCCATATCCGCACCGCCCGCATCATCTGATCCACTGACCCACCACAGTCCGCACGGACCGCACTACAAGTGGATCGCCCTCTCCAACACCACCATCGGCATGCTGATGGTGATGATCAACCAGTCGATCGTGCTGATCGCACTGCCCAACATCTTCGACGGCATCCGGCTCAACCCGCTCGATCCGCAGAACACCAGCTATCTGCTGTGGATGATGATGGGCTTCATGGTGGTCACCGCCGTCCTGGTGGTCTCCTTCGGCAGGCTCGGCGACATGTTCGGCCGGGTCCGGATGTACAACATGGGCTTCGCCGTGTTCACGGTGTGCTCGATCATGCTGTCGCTCACCTTCGGCCACGGCTCCCAGGCCGCCCTGTGGCTGATCGGCTGGCGCGTGGTGCAGGGCATCGGCGGCGCGCTGATCTTCGCCAACTCCACCGCCATCCTCACCGACGCCTTCCCCGCCAACCAGCGCGGCACCGCGCTCGGCATCAACGTCATCGCGGGCATCTCCGGCTCCTTCATCGGCCTGATGCTCGGCGGCGTGCTGGGACCGGTCGGCTGGCGCTGGATCTTCCTGGTGTCCGTCCCGGTCAGCCTCTTCGGCACGGTCTGGGCCTACCTCAAGCTCAAGGACACCAGCGAGCGCCGTCCGGCCCGGATGGACTGGTGGGGCAACCTCACCTTCGCCGTCGGCCTGATCTCGGTCCTGGTCGGCATTACCTACGGCATCCAGCCCTACGGCAAGAGCAGCACCGGCTGGGGCAACCCGTGGGTGCTCACCGCGATGATCGGCGGCGTGGCCGTCCTGCTGCTGTTCTGCTGGATCGAGACCCGGGTCGCCGAACCGCTGTTCCACCTCTCGCTGTTCAAGATCAAGGCGTTCACCGCGGGCAACCTGGCCAGCCTGCTGGCCGCGCTCGGCCGAGGCGGGCTCCAGTTCATCCTGATCATCTGGCTGCAGGGCATCTGGCTGCCGCTGCACGGCTACAGCTTCGAGCAGACGCCGCTGTGGGCCGGCATCTACATGATCCCGCTGACCGTGGGCCTGCTGGTCGCCGCGCCGCTCTCCGGGATGCTCTCGGACCGCTTCGGCTCCCGGGTGTTCACCGTCGCCGGAGCCCTGATGAACGCGCTCAGCTTCGGCCTGCTGATGATCCTGCCGGTGGACTTCCCCTACTGGGCCTTCGCGCTGATCCTGGTGCTGAACGGCGTGGGTGCCGGGCTGTTCGCCTCCCCCAACCGCGTGCAGATCATGAACTCGCTGCCGCCGCAGCAGCGCGGCGTGGGCGCGGGGATGACCGCGACCTTCCAGAACACCGCCATGGTGCTCTCCATCGGCGTCTTCTTCAGCCTGATCGTGCTGGGCCTGTCGGCCCACCTGCCGAGCGCCATGTACGGCGGACTGACCGCGCAGGGCGTGCCGAGCGCGGCAGCCCAGCAGATCTCGCACCTGCCCCCGCTGGCCGTGCTGTTCGCCTGCTTCCTCGGCTACAACCCGATGAAGCAGCTGCTGGGACCGCAGGTGCTGCACCAGCTGCCCGCGGACAAGGCGTCCTACCTGACCGGCCGCAGCTTCTTCCCGCACCTGGTGACCGGCCCGTTCCAGGACGGCCTCGCGGTCGCCTTCTGGTTCGCCCTGGCCGCCTGCCTGATCGCGGCGGGCGCGTCGCTGGTCACCGGCGGCGGAGCGAAGCGCACGGCGTAG
- a CDS encoding NADH:flavin oxidoreductase/NADH oxidase codes for MSILFEPLTLRGLTIPNRVWMAPMCQYSAASEGPDTGAPNDWHFQHLASRATGGAGLILTEATAISPEGRISPYDLGIWNDHQADAFRRTTAFLTAQGAVPGIQLAHAGRKASTDSPWSGGAALPPDGKGWTPVAPSALPFNEGYLLPAELTTEEIAGIVQQFADAARRALAAGFKVAEIHGAHGYLVHEFLSPYSNTRTDGYGGSLENRMRFALEVVDAVRAVWPEELPLFFRTSATDWLAGDADDARQGWTGEDTVRLAKELQTHGVDLLDVSTGGNVPDAAIPVAPGYQVRFAAAVREQTGLPTAAVGLITEPNQAQSILADGHADAVLLGRQLLRDPYWPRHAARELGATVPPAPQYARA; via the coding sequence ATGAGCATCCTGTTCGAGCCGCTCACCCTGCGTGGACTGACCATCCCCAACCGCGTCTGGATGGCGCCCATGTGCCAGTACTCGGCTGCCTCCGAGGGGCCCGACACCGGCGCCCCCAATGACTGGCACTTCCAGCACCTGGCCTCCCGCGCCACCGGCGGCGCCGGGCTGATCCTCACCGAGGCCACCGCCATCAGCCCCGAGGGCCGGATCAGCCCCTACGACCTGGGCATCTGGAACGACCACCAGGCCGACGCCTTCCGCCGGACCACCGCCTTCCTCACCGCCCAGGGCGCCGTGCCGGGCATCCAGCTGGCCCACGCCGGACGCAAGGCGTCCACCGACAGCCCCTGGTCCGGCGGCGCGGCCCTGCCGCCCGACGGCAAGGGCTGGACGCCGGTCGCCCCCAGCGCGCTGCCCTTCAACGAGGGCTACCTGCTGCCCGCCGAGCTGACCACCGAGGAGATCGCGGGCATCGTCCAGCAGTTCGCCGACGCCGCCCGTCGGGCCCTGGCAGCCGGATTCAAGGTCGCCGAGATCCACGGCGCGCACGGCTACCTGGTCCACGAGTTCCTCTCCCCCTACTCCAACACCCGCACCGACGGCTACGGCGGCTCGCTGGAGAACCGGATGCGCTTCGCGCTGGAGGTGGTGGACGCCGTCCGCGCCGTCTGGCCCGAGGAACTGCCGCTGTTCTTCCGCACCTCCGCCACCGACTGGCTCGCCGGGGACGCCGACGACGCCCGGCAGGGCTGGACCGGCGAGGACACCGTCCGCCTCGCCAAGGAGCTGCAGACCCACGGGGTCGACCTGCTCGACGTCTCCACCGGCGGCAACGTCCCGGACGCCGCCATCCCGGTCGCCCCCGGCTACCAGGTCCGCTTCGCCGCCGCCGTACGCGAGCAGACCGGCCTGCCCACCGCGGCCGTCGGCCTGATCACCGAGCCGAACCAGGCCCAGTCCATCCTGGCCGACGGCCACGCCGACGCCGTGCTCCTCGGCCGCCAGCTGCTGCGCGACCCGTACTGGCCGCGCCACGCCGCCCGCGAGCTGGGCGCGACCGTACCCCCGGCCCCGCAGTACGCCCGGGCCTGA
- a CDS encoding MerR family transcriptional regulator: MRIGELAERAGTTTRTLRYYESRGLLPARRAGNGYRAYGEEDLRLLRQIRLLQDFGFDLEETRPFVECLRAGHPTGDSCPASLEVYRRKLAELDACIDRLQAVRAQVGAQLARARLEAQAGQPEPPVCELTSGTVPEDR, from the coding sequence ATGCGCATCGGCGAACTCGCGGAGCGCGCGGGCACCACCACGCGCACGCTGCGGTACTACGAATCGCGCGGACTGCTCCCGGCCCGCCGGGCGGGCAACGGCTACCGCGCCTACGGCGAGGAGGATCTGCGGCTGCTGCGGCAGATCCGGCTGCTCCAGGACTTCGGCTTCGACCTGGAGGAGACCCGCCCCTTCGTCGAGTGCCTGCGGGCCGGGCACCCCACCGGGGACTCCTGCCCGGCCTCGCTGGAGGTCTACCGGCGCAAGCTGGCCGAGCTGGACGCGTGCATCGACCGGCTGCAGGCCGTGCGGGCGCAGGTCGGCGCGCAGCTGGCGCGGGCCCGGCTGGAGGCGCAGGCCGGGCAGCCGGAGCCGCCGGTGTGCGAGCTGACCTCGGGCACCGTGCCCGAGGACCGATGA
- the trxA gene encoding thioredoxin encodes MAQIEGVLAVTDASFADEVLAAQGPVLVEFTADWCAPCRMIAPVLAEVAQEQAGRLKVVTLDVDANPVVQAAYGVLSMPTLMVFRAGEPVKSLVGARPKRRLVQELTDVV; translated from the coding sequence ATGGCGCAGATCGAGGGCGTGCTCGCGGTGACGGACGCGAGCTTCGCGGACGAGGTGCTGGCCGCGCAGGGGCCGGTGCTGGTGGAGTTCACGGCCGACTGGTGCGCACCGTGCCGGATGATCGCACCGGTGCTGGCCGAGGTCGCCCAGGAGCAGGCAGGTCGGCTGAAAGTGGTCACGCTGGATGTGGACGCCAACCCCGTCGTCCAGGCGGCGTACGGGGTGCTGTCGATGCCGACGCTGATGGTGTTCCGGGCCGGCGAGCCGGTGAAGTCGCTGGTCGGGGCCCGTCCCAAGCGCCGGCTGGTGCAGGAGTTGACCGACGTGGTGTGA
- a CDS encoding globin domain-containing protein, producing MSIGSALNRHGRSRGRQETAAPPEPPPGLTAEASEAGSQPDAAPGPLPGPPPGAGAGAAAGSATGTDDPARGRAPQAPAQAPPYAPPPAPAPPTAPPYAPPPAPQAAPGIVVPPLPDHLPVPVRQVYTPMITNAPGLNWVGPGDAWTRAWAQPQSAAPPQQPPAAAPGAPAAPGAPGAVPSAGAPPHPQLFPPLPPLLSPETAVAVLPLAASARSTEPDIVLVQRLLAAVEPVADRAVAHFYAVLFVRSPELRALFPAAMDLQRDRLFRALLAAARAAEDPVALKALIEPLARGHRKYGVRSEHYAPVGAALLAALAHFGGSAWNRHAEAAMGRVYGAVSQLMIDAAEQDAVASPPWWQAEVVEVQSLTGDISQVTVRTDQPYPFRAGQYATLEVPLWPRVWRPYSMANAPRPDGLLTFQVKAVPAGWVSNALVRRTAPGTCCASVRPPGRWRCGPAAGLRC from the coding sequence GTGTCTATCGGAAGCGCTCTCAATCGACATGGCCGATCACGTGGTCGGCAGGAGACGGCCGCGCCGCCGGAGCCCCCGCCGGGGCTGACGGCGGAGGCGTCCGAGGCCGGGTCGCAGCCGGACGCGGCCCCCGGGCCGCTGCCGGGGCCGCCGCCCGGTGCCGGTGCCGGTGCCGCTGCGGGTTCCGCCACCGGCACCGACGACCCGGCCCGGGGCCGGGCCCCGCAGGCCCCGGCGCAGGCTCCGCCGTACGCCCCGCCCCCGGCACCGGCCCCGCCGACGGCTCCGCCGTACGCCCCGCCGCCCGCGCCGCAGGCCGCACCGGGGATCGTGGTGCCGCCGCTCCCGGACCATCTGCCGGTGCCCGTCCGCCAGGTCTACACCCCGATGATCACCAACGCGCCGGGGCTGAACTGGGTCGGCCCCGGCGACGCCTGGACCAGGGCCTGGGCGCAGCCGCAGTCCGCCGCGCCCCCGCAGCAGCCTCCGGCCGCCGCGCCCGGCGCGCCCGCCGCGCCCGGCGCGCCCGGTGCCGTCCCGTCGGCCGGGGCACCGCCGCATCCGCAGCTGTTCCCGCCGCTGCCGCCGCTGCTGAGCCCGGAGACGGCGGTCGCGGTCCTGCCGCTGGCGGCCTCGGCCAGGAGCACCGAGCCGGACATCGTGCTGGTGCAGCGGCTGCTGGCGGCGGTGGAGCCGGTCGCCGACCGGGCCGTGGCGCACTTCTACGCGGTGCTCTTCGTCCGCAGTCCCGAGCTGCGGGCGCTGTTCCCGGCCGCCATGGACCTCCAGCGGGACCGGCTGTTCCGGGCGCTGCTGGCGGCGGCCCGGGCCGCCGAGGACCCGGTCGCGCTGAAGGCCCTGATCGAGCCGCTGGCCCGGGGCCACCGCAAGTACGGCGTGCGCAGCGAGCACTACGCCCCGGTCGGGGCGGCGCTGCTGGCCGCCCTGGCGCACTTCGGCGGCAGCGCCTGGAACCGGCATGCCGAGGCCGCGATGGGCAGGGTCTACGGCGCGGTCTCGCAGCTGATGATCGACGCGGCGGAGCAGGACGCCGTGGCCTCGCCGCCCTGGTGGCAGGCGGAGGTGGTCGAGGTGCAGTCGCTGACCGGGGACATCTCGCAGGTCACCGTGCGCACCGACCAGCCCTACCCGTTCCGGGCCGGCCAGTACGCCACGCTGGAGGTGCCCCTGTGGCCGCGCGTCTGGCGGCCCTACTCGATGGCCAACGCGCCGCGCCCGGACGGGCTGCTGACCTTCCAGGTGAAGGCCGTGCCCGCAGGCTGGGTCAGCAACGCCCTGGTCCGCCGGACCGCCCCGGGGACGTGCTGCGCCTCGGTCCGGCCGCCGGGACGATGGCGCTGCGGTCCGGCAGCCGGGCTCCGCTGCTGA
- a CDS encoding NUDIX domain-containing protein encodes MGPGDRPVVKRTARAILLDPTPDGTSIILIKRTKPGRHPYWITPGGGVEPTDPTVLDGLHRELSEELGGKATNPVPAFVDTVSYTHHDNGDPAHPHGVKVQHFFVCRLESMDLSQRHGPEVDEPNGEYEVVRLPFTREGVTSVNVVPPSLRAYLANNIEGIRALLADDLGG; translated from the coding sequence ATGGGTCCTGGTGACCGCCCTGTGGTCAAGCGCACTGCCCGTGCCATCCTGCTGGACCCCACGCCGGACGGCACCTCGATCATCCTGATCAAGCGGACCAAGCCCGGGCGGCACCCGTACTGGATCACCCCCGGCGGCGGCGTCGAACCGACCGACCCGACCGTCCTGGACGGCCTGCACCGGGAGCTCTCCGAGGAGCTCGGCGGCAAGGCGACCAACCCGGTCCCCGCCTTCGTCGACACCGTCTCCTACACCCACCACGACAACGGCGACCCGGCGCATCCGCACGGCGTCAAGGTGCAGCACTTCTTCGTGTGCCGCCTGGAGTCGATGGACCTCTCCCAGCGCCACGGCCCCGAGGTGGACGAGCCGAACGGCGAGTACGAGGTGGTCCGGCTGCCGTTCACCCGCGAAGGGGTGACCTCGGTCAACGTGGTGCCACCCTCCCTGCGGGCCTACCTGGCCAACAACATCGAGGGCATCCGGGCCCTGCTGGCGGACGACCTCGGCGGCTGA
- a CDS encoding phage holin family protein, with product MLRFVGKTLINAVAIWVAAWIVKGITLTSGDWEHKALTVVLVALIFGLVNFAIKPIVKLFSLPLFILTLGLITFVINALMLWLTSWASGKLHLNFHVDGFVAALLGSLIISVVAWALHMLFPDKD from the coding sequence ATGCTTCGATTTGTCGGCAAGACCCTCATCAATGCGGTAGCCATCTGGGTGGCCGCCTGGATCGTCAAGGGAATCACCCTGACGTCGGGCGACTGGGAGCACAAAGCGCTCACCGTGGTGCTGGTGGCGCTCATCTTCGGCCTGGTGAACTTCGCCATCAAGCCGATCGTGAAGCTGTTCTCGCTGCCGCTGTTCATCCTGACGCTGGGGCTGATCACCTTTGTGATCAACGCGCTGATGCTGTGGCTGACCTCCTGGGCGTCCGGCAAGCTCCACCTGAACTTCCACGTGGACGGCTTCGTGGCGGCCCTGCTCGGCTCGCTGATCATCAGCGTGGTGGCCTGGGCCCTGCACATGCTCTTCCCCGACAAGGACTGA
- a CDS encoding cupin domain-containing protein → MQVFRLDDLDAERAANEGAYLRFINERNMSVGLYALDQGAQDPQQPHGQDEVYLVVSGRASITVGEETTMVARGSVVYVPAGVGHRFHHISEDLRVLVVFSPPER, encoded by the coding sequence ATGCAGGTATTCCGGTTGGACGACCTGGACGCCGAGCGCGCCGCCAACGAGGGCGCGTACCTGCGCTTCATCAACGAGCGCAACATGTCCGTCGGCCTGTACGCCCTCGACCAGGGCGCCCAGGACCCGCAGCAGCCGCACGGCCAGGACGAGGTCTACCTCGTCGTCAGCGGGCGTGCGTCCATCACCGTCGGCGAGGAGACCACCATGGTGGCGCGCGGCAGTGTCGTCTACGTCCCGGCCGGGGTCGGCCACCGCTTCCACCACATCTCCGAGGACCTCCGCGTCCTCGTCGTCTTCTCACCCCCGGAGCGCTGA
- the tenA gene encoding thiaminase II — MTATTAVPFRERLWAAGDAVYREILDHPFLRGLTDGSLPHAAFRHFVVQDSHYLRDYARALAVCAAKAPTEEDVRAFAADAAGALAAEQDMHAEFLAELGPDRGAQDGVLPTTRAYTSYLLATAYGGSFAEGLAAVLPCYWIYARVGEALLAASSPDPLYARWIATYADEEFQTVVRRVLELADRIGAELSEAEQRRAVEHFATTARYEWMFWDAAWRGESWPV; from the coding sequence ATGACCGCCACCACCGCCGTCCCCTTCCGTGAACGGCTCTGGGCGGCGGGCGACGCTGTCTACCGCGAGATCCTGGATCACCCCTTCCTGCGCGGCCTGACCGACGGCAGCCTGCCGCACGCCGCCTTCCGCCACTTCGTCGTCCAGGACTCGCACTACCTGCGCGACTACGCCCGGGCGCTGGCGGTCTGCGCGGCCAAGGCGCCCACCGAGGAGGACGTCCGCGCCTTCGCCGCCGACGCGGCCGGCGCGCTCGCCGCCGAGCAGGACATGCACGCCGAGTTCCTGGCGGAGCTGGGCCCGGACCGGGGCGCGCAGGACGGCGTGCTGCCGACCACCCGCGCCTACACCAGCTACCTGCTGGCCACGGCCTACGGCGGGTCCTTCGCCGAGGGCCTGGCCGCCGTGCTGCCCTGCTACTGGATCTACGCCCGCGTCGGCGAGGCCCTGCTGGCGGCGTCCTCCCCCGATCCGCTCTACGCCCGCTGGATCGCCACCTACGCGGACGAGGAGTTCCAGACCGTGGTCCGCCGGGTGCTGGAGCTGGCCGACCGGATCGGCGCGGAGCTGTCGGAGGCCGAACAGCGGCGCGCGGTCGAGCACTTCGCCACCACCGCGCGCTACGAATGGATGTTCTGGGACGCCGCCTGGCGCGGCGAGTCCTGGCCGGTCTGA
- a CDS encoding DUF5326 family protein, giving the protein MTEIWKTLPGWIRYIVVPIIALIVAWAIVSAVIGAIFGLMWFIFGWVIKALVIVALGAVVVILVKKASR; this is encoded by the coding sequence ATGACGGAGATCTGGAAGACCCTGCCCGGCTGGATCCGGTACATCGTGGTGCCCATCATCGCGCTGATCGTCGCCTGGGCGATCGTCTCGGCGGTCATCGGCGCGATCTTCGGGCTGATGTGGTTCATCTTCGGCTGGGTCATCAAGGCGCTGGTGATCGTCGCCCTGGGCGCGGTGGTCGTGATCCTGGTGAAGAAGGCCTCGCGCTAG
- a CDS encoding flotillin family protein: protein MFIGVIGGAAVVALIVVIVLFKLMWRVAEPNEALLISGSKHRTAGLDDGLGFRIVTGRGTLVTPGVQVVRKMSLDLNEADLDVECVTSQGIPVRVRGVVIFKVGDDHASIANAARRFLDQQKMMGSRVHNVFAGHLRSIVGSLTVEDMIRDRERLTGETRAASGSEMEKLGLIIDSLQIQEILDPTGYIKNLAAPHAAAVHRDARIAQAEADRAATHAEQEAAARKAESTRNSEILQSGYRAEREKAQAEAKQAGPLAEAAARQEVVVQETRVAELEAQRREQQLQIDVRKPADAAAYQTRTIAEAERDARISAAQAQAQETELRAVADANQVKIAALAAAEATKAHAQAVSGELRATGEAEAAAARARGLAEAESVQARGLAEAAAAKALGLAEAEAIKARAAALAENQEAVVAQQLAENWPEIVRAGASAFGSVEHMVLLNGAEGMGEMFAKALTMGGTGLGLARQLLNQMKDDQAAPTLPAPPNGSAPRVEQIPVQSD, encoded by the coding sequence ATGTTCATCGGCGTCATCGGGGGCGCGGCCGTCGTCGCCCTCATCGTTGTGATCGTGCTGTTCAAACTGATGTGGCGGGTCGCCGAGCCGAACGAGGCCCTGCTGATCTCCGGCTCCAAGCACCGGACCGCGGGGCTCGACGACGGCCTCGGGTTCCGTATCGTGACCGGTCGCGGCACCCTGGTGACGCCCGGGGTGCAGGTCGTCCGCAAGATGTCGCTCGACCTGAACGAGGCCGACCTGGACGTCGAGTGCGTGACCTCGCAGGGCATCCCGGTCCGGGTCCGGGGTGTGGTGATCTTCAAGGTCGGTGACGACCACGCGTCCATAGCCAACGCCGCCCGGCGGTTCCTGGACCAGCAGAAGATGATGGGCAGCCGGGTGCACAACGTCTTCGCCGGGCACCTGCGCTCCATCGTCGGCAGCCTGACCGTCGAGGACATGATCCGCGACCGCGAACGGCTGACCGGGGAGACCCGGGCGGCCTCCGGCTCGGAGATGGAGAAGCTGGGTCTGATCATCGACTCGCTGCAGATCCAGGAGATCCTCGACCCGACCGGCTACATCAAGAACCTCGCCGCCCCGCACGCGGCGGCCGTCCACCGGGACGCCCGCATCGCGCAGGCGGAGGCCGACCGGGCGGCGACCCACGCCGAGCAGGAGGCGGCGGCCCGCAAGGCCGAGTCCACCCGCAACAGCGAGATCCTGCAGTCCGGTTACCGTGCCGAGAGGGAGAAGGCCCAGGCCGAGGCCAAGCAGGCGGGCCCGCTCGCGGAGGCCGCCGCCCGGCAGGAGGTCGTCGTCCAGGAGACCAGGGTCGCCGAGCTGGAGGCGCAGCGCCGCGAACAGCAGCTGCAGATCGACGTCCGCAAGCCGGCGGACGCCGCCGCCTACCAGACCCGCACCATCGCCGAGGCCGAGCGTGACGCGCGGATCTCGGCGGCGCAGGCCCAGGCGCAGGAGACCGAGCTGCGGGCGGTCGCCGACGCCAACCAGGTGAAGATCGCCGCGCTGGCGGCGGCGGAGGCGACCAAGGCCCACGCCCAGGCCGTCTCCGGGGAGTTGCGGGCGACCGGTGAGGCCGAGGCCGCCGCCGCCCGGGCGCGCGGGCTGGCCGAAGCCGAGTCGGTACAGGCCCGCGGTCTGGCCGAGGCCGCGGCGGCGAAGGCGCTGGGCCTGGCCGAGGCCGAGGCGATCAAGGCCCGGGCAGCGGCCCTGGCCGAGAACCAGGAAGCGGTCGTGGCGCAGCAGTTGGCCGAGAACTGGCCGGAGATCGTCCGGGCGGGCGCGTCGGCCTTCGGCAGTGTGGAGCACATGGTGCTGCTCAACGGCGCCGAGGGCATGGGCGAGATGTTCGCCAAGGCGCTGACCATGGGCGGTACCGGGCTCGGCCTGGCCCGGCAGCTGCTGAACCAGATGAAGGACGACCAGGCGGCCCCCACCCTGCCGGCCCCGCCCAACGGCTCGGCGCCCAGGGTGGAGCAGATCCCGGTGCAGTCCGACTGA
- the thiC gene encoding phosphomethylpyrimidine synthase ThiC, translating into MTEHDARPQQHAASGTSGASSTSTGYPAPAWRKAYRTGSRPDLRVPYREVRLTNGGTVPLYDTSGPYTDPEFQPDVRRGLPALRDPWIVRRGDVEDYHGREARPEDDGLRHTSPRGGLANLDAVFPGRPRRPRRARDGQAVTQLAYARRGVVTDEMEFAALREGMDPQVVREEIASGRAVLPANVNHPESEPMLIGSRFLVKINANIGNSAVTSSIEEEVEKMSWATRWGADTVMDLSTGRNIHTTREWILRNSPVPIGTVPLYQALEKVDGRAEELSWEVYRDTVIEQCEQGVDYMTVHAGVLLRYVPLTARRRTGIVSRGGSIMAAWCLAHHQENFLYTNFAELCDILRAYDVTYSLGDGLRPGSTSDANDEAQFAELQTLGELGRIARSRDVQVMIEGPGHVPMHKIRENMELQREVCDEAPFYTLGPLTTDVAPGYDHITSGIGAAMIAWWGTAMLCYVTPKEHLGLPNRDDVKTGVITYKIAAHAADLAKGHPGAQLWDDALSDARFEFRWEDQFNLALDPETARDFHDETLPAEPAKTAHFCSMCGPKFCSMRISQDIREEFGADLGLGAEAAAAAAEAGMRAKSEEFAASGNRVYLPMAD; encoded by the coding sequence ATGACCGAGCATGACGCACGACCGCAGCAGCACGCCGCCTCCGGAACCTCCGGAGCCTCCAGCACGTCCACCGGTTACCCGGCCCCGGCCTGGCGCAAGGCCTACCGCACCGGATCGCGTCCTGACCTCCGGGTGCCCTACCGGGAGGTGCGGCTGACCAACGGCGGCACCGTCCCGCTGTACGACACCTCCGGCCCGTACACCGACCCGGAGTTCCAGCCGGACGTCCGGCGCGGGCTCCCGGCACTGCGCGACCCCTGGATCGTCCGCCGCGGCGACGTCGAGGACTACCACGGCCGCGAGGCCCGCCCCGAGGACGACGGCCTGCGGCACACCTCGCCGCGCGGCGGACTGGCCAACCTGGACGCGGTCTTCCCCGGCCGCCCGCGCCGCCCGCGCCGGGCCCGCGACGGCCAGGCAGTCACCCAACTCGCCTACGCGCGGCGGGGGGTGGTCACCGACGAGATGGAGTTCGCGGCCCTGCGCGAGGGCATGGACCCGCAGGTCGTGCGCGAGGAGATCGCCTCCGGGCGGGCGGTGCTGCCGGCCAACGTGAACCACCCGGAGTCCGAGCCGATGCTGATCGGCAGCCGCTTCCTGGTGAAGATCAACGCCAACATCGGCAACTCGGCGGTCACCTCCTCCATCGAGGAGGAGGTGGAGAAGATGTCGTGGGCCACCCGCTGGGGCGCCGACACCGTGATGGACCTCTCCACCGGCCGCAACATCCACACCACCCGTGAGTGGATCCTGCGCAACTCCCCCGTGCCGATCGGCACCGTGCCGCTCTACCAGGCACTGGAGAAGGTCGACGGCCGCGCCGAGGAGCTCTCCTGGGAGGTCTACCGCGACACCGTCATCGAGCAGTGCGAGCAGGGCGTGGACTACATGACCGTCCACGCCGGGGTGCTGCTGCGCTACGTCCCGCTCACCGCGCGCCGCCGCACCGGCATCGTCTCGCGCGGCGGCTCGATCATGGCGGCCTGGTGCCTGGCGCACCACCAGGAGAACTTCCTGTACACCAACTTCGCGGAGCTGTGCGACATCCTGCGCGCCTACGACGTCACCTACTCGCTCGGCGACGGGCTGCGCCCCGGCTCCACCTCGGACGCCAACGACGAGGCGCAGTTCGCCGAGCTGCAGACGCTGGGGGAGCTGGGCCGGATCGCCCGCTCGCGCGACGTGCAGGTGATGATCGAGGGCCCGGGGCACGTCCCCATGCACAAGATCCGCGAGAACATGGAGCTGCAGCGGGAGGTCTGCGACGAGGCGCCGTTCTACACCCTAGGCCCGCTGACCACCGACGTCGCCCCGGGCTACGACCACATCACCTCGGGCATCGGCGCAGCCATGATCGCCTGGTGGGGCACGGCGATGCTCTGCTACGTCACGCCCAAGGAGCACCTGGGGCTGCCGAACCGGGACGACGTCAAGACCGGCGTCATCACCTACAAGATCGCGGCCCACGCCGCCGACCTGGCCAAGGGCCACCCCGGGGCGCAGCTCTGGGACGACGCCCTCTCCGACGCCCGCTTCGAGTTCCGCTGGGAGGACCAGTTCAACCTGGCCCTCGACCCGGAGACGGCCCGCGACTTCCACGACGAGACGCTGCCGGCCGAGCCCGCCAAGACCGCGCACTTCTGCTCGATGTGCGGCCCCAAGTTCTGCTCGATGCGGATCTCGCAGGACATCCGCGAGGAGTTCGGCGCGGATCTCGGCCTCGGCGCGGAGGCCGCCGCTGCCGCCGCGGAGGCCGGGATGCGCGCCAAGTCGGAGGAGTTCGCCGCCTCCGGCAACCGGGTCTACCTGCCCATGGCCGACTGA